One genomic region from Actinocatenispora thailandica encodes:
- the menC gene encoding o-succinylbenzoate synthase: protein MKLTGVELRTVEMPLVAPFRTSFGTQQVREILLLRVVTPEAEGWGECVAMSDPLYCSEYATACADVLRRFLIPALGRVPRLDATLVAPTLARFKGHRMAKAALEIAVLDAELRARGVPLSRELGAVRDRVACGVSVGIMDSIPQLLDAVAGYLDAGYLRIKLKIEPGWDVAPVRAVRERFGDEVALQVDANTAYHRADARHLARLDPFDLLLIEQPLDEEDVLGHAQLAKQLATPVCLDESIVSARAAADAIALGACSIVNIKPGRVGGYLEARRIHDVCVAHDVPVWCGGMLESGIGRAANLALAALPGFTLPGDTSASDRYYARDVTEPFRLDDGHLPVPAGPGIGVDPVPDALDAITTRTEWIAV from the coding sequence ATGAAGTTGACCGGGGTGGAGCTGCGTACCGTCGAGATGCCGCTGGTGGCACCGTTCCGGACGTCGTTCGGTACCCAGCAGGTCCGCGAGATCCTGCTGCTGCGGGTGGTGACACCGGAGGCGGAGGGCTGGGGCGAGTGCGTCGCCATGTCCGACCCGTTGTACTGCTCCGAGTACGCGACGGCGTGCGCCGACGTGCTGCGCCGGTTCCTGATCCCGGCGCTCGGCCGGGTGCCGAGGCTCGACGCGACGCTGGTGGCGCCGACCCTGGCGAGGTTCAAGGGGCACCGGATGGCGAAGGCGGCGCTGGAGATCGCGGTGCTCGACGCCGAGTTGCGGGCCCGCGGCGTACCGCTGTCCCGGGAACTCGGCGCGGTGCGCGACCGGGTGGCGTGCGGCGTGTCGGTGGGCATCATGGACTCGATCCCGCAGCTGCTGGACGCGGTCGCCGGTTATCTGGACGCCGGGTACCTGCGGATCAAGCTGAAGATCGAGCCCGGCTGGGACGTCGCACCGGTTCGCGCGGTGCGGGAGCGGTTCGGTGACGAGGTGGCGTTGCAGGTCGACGCGAACACCGCGTATCACCGGGCCGACGCGCGGCACCTGGCCCGGCTCGACCCGTTCGACCTGCTGCTGATCGAGCAGCCGCTGGACGAGGAGGACGTGCTCGGCCACGCCCAGCTGGCGAAGCAGCTCGCCACCCCGGTGTGCCTGGACGAGTCGATCGTGTCGGCGCGGGCCGCGGCGGACGCGATCGCGCTGGGTGCCTGTTCGATCGTCAACATCAAGCCGGGCCGGGTCGGCGGGTACCTGGAGGCCCGGCGCATCCACGACGTGTGCGTGGCACACGACGTACCGGTGTGGTGCGGAGGGATGTTGGAGTCGGGGATCGGCCGGGCGGCGAACCTCGCGCTGGCGGCGCTGCCCGGGTTCACGCTGCCGGGCGACACGTCGGCCTCGGACCGCTACTACGCCCGGGACGTGACCGAGCCGTTCCGCCTCGACGACGGGCACCTGCCGGTACCGGCCGGGCCCGGCATCGGGGTCGATCCGGTCCCCGACGCGCTCGACGCGATCACCACCCGTACCGAGTGGATCGCGGTCTGA
- a CDS encoding PucR family transcriptional regulator, with protein MLVAVTAGRPRASLGRILEDLGDTLLELVAGDPEPVDEVGGVVIHDPLDELALPRHALVLGVGVHQPAEIAALLAELGEHGAAGLVVRAPVTADERLAGTVERSGVALLGLTRGASWTQLAAMLRSLIAEGDVGDTGPETLGGMPSGDLFTLANAISTLLDAPITIEDRSSRVLAFSGRQDEADPSRIATVLGRQVPQRFTRILEERGVFHELYRSEDPIEVAPMPGTAAEITLRRVALAIRAGDEILGSIWAAVRSPLSAERTQALRDAAKLVALHLLRLRAGADVERRLRADLVATALEAGPGAADALTRLGLADAGCLVLALTPVGLAEDEGLTATHAQLVAERQRLTDAFSMHLSAVYPRSAAALIGDVGYGIVGCRPDRGDAEQRAVRVTREFLGRIGSSRRVLVGVGSVAHDHAGLARSRAGADRALRVLRRGNGSTGVARIADVYVDALLIELADLAAARGDQPSGPVARLLAYDAKRRTCLVETLHAWLTAFGDVVAAATTLHTHPNTFRYRLRRLAEVGGIDLADPDARFAAMLELRLMGYSPPAARSGPGS; from the coding sequence GTGCTTGTCGCCGTGACCGCCGGACGACCGCGGGCCAGCCTGGGCCGGATCCTGGAGGATCTCGGCGACACCCTGCTGGAGCTGGTCGCCGGTGATCCGGAGCCGGTCGACGAGGTCGGCGGCGTGGTCATCCACGATCCGCTCGACGAGCTGGCGCTGCCCCGGCACGCGCTGGTCCTCGGTGTCGGCGTGCACCAGCCCGCCGAGATCGCCGCGCTGCTGGCCGAACTCGGCGAGCACGGGGCGGCCGGGCTGGTGGTGCGCGCGCCGGTCACCGCGGACGAGCGGCTCGCCGGCACGGTCGAGCGGTCCGGGGTGGCGCTGCTGGGCCTGACCCGCGGCGCCTCCTGGACGCAGCTGGCCGCGATGCTGCGCTCCCTGATCGCCGAGGGCGACGTCGGCGACACTGGCCCGGAGACCCTCGGCGGGATGCCGTCGGGCGACCTGTTCACGCTGGCCAACGCGATCTCGACGCTGCTGGATGCGCCGATCACGATCGAGGACCGCAGCTCCCGGGTCTTGGCGTTCTCCGGCCGGCAGGACGAGGCGGACCCGTCCCGCATCGCGACGGTACTGGGCCGCCAGGTGCCGCAACGGTTCACCCGCATCCTGGAGGAGCGCGGGGTCTTCCACGAGCTGTACCGCAGCGAGGACCCGATCGAGGTCGCACCGATGCCCGGTACGGCGGCCGAGATCACCCTGCGCCGGGTGGCGCTCGCGATCCGGGCCGGCGACGAGATCCTGGGCTCCATCTGGGCCGCGGTGCGCTCGCCGCTGTCCGCCGAGCGCACCCAGGCGCTGCGCGACGCGGCGAAGCTCGTCGCGCTGCACCTGCTGCGGCTGCGCGCCGGCGCCGACGTGGAACGCCGGCTGCGCGCCGACCTGGTCGCCACCGCGCTGGAGGCCGGGCCCGGCGCCGCGGACGCGCTGACCCGGCTGGGCCTGGCGGACGCCGGCTGCCTGGTGCTGGCGCTCACGCCGGTGGGCCTGGCCGAGGACGAGGGCCTGACCGCCACGCACGCCCAGCTGGTCGCCGAGCGGCAGCGGCTCACCGACGCGTTCTCGATGCATCTCAGCGCCGTGTACCCGCGATCGGCGGCGGCGCTGATCGGCGACGTCGGGTACGGCATCGTCGGCTGCCGACCGGACCGTGGGGACGCCGAACAGCGCGCGGTCCGGGTCACCCGGGAGTTCCTGGGCCGGATCGGCAGCAGCCGCCGGGTACTGGTCGGCGTCGGATCGGTCGCGCACGACCACGCCGGGCTGGCCCGGTCCCGGGCGGGCGCCGACCGGGCACTGCGGGTACTGCGGCGCGGCAACGGTTCGACCGGCGTCGCGCGGATCGCCGACGTGTACGTCGACGCGCTGCTGATCGAGCTGGCCGATCTCGCCGCCGCCCGCGGCGACCAGCCGAGCGGGCCGGTCGCCCGGCTGCTCGCCTACGACGCGAAGCGGCGGACCTGCCTGGTGGAGACGCTGCACGCCTGGCTGACCGCGTTCGGCGACGTGGTGGCCGCCGCGACCACGTTGCACACCCACCCGAACACGTTCCGGTACCGGCTGCGGCGGCTCGCCGAGGTCGGCGGCATCGACCTGGCCGACCCGGACGCCCGCTTCGCCGCCATGCTGGAGCTGCGCCTGATGGGCTACTCGCCGCCGGCGGCCCGATCCGGGCCCGGTTCGTGA
- a CDS encoding NADP-dependent oxidoreductase, translating into MKAVRFHEYGGIDVLRVEEVPRPEPGPAQLLVEVRAAGIQPGEAHIRSGALHARWPATFPSGQGSDLAGVVVALGPEARGFAVGDEVLGFTHRRASHAQYVAVDDVHVVHRPDGLSWDVAGSLYVAGSTAYATVFATDPAPSDTVVVSGAAGGVGSLAVQLARRRGATVIGLASTPNHAWLARHGVVPVAYGDGVADRIRDAAGGRVDAFIDTIGDGYVDLAVSLGVRPERIDTIRDWAAAARVGARTYGEGSAASAVVLGELARLAARGELEVPIAHSFPLAAVREAFAELAQGHTHGKIVLHP; encoded by the coding sequence ATGAAGGCGGTCCGGTTCCACGAGTACGGCGGGATCGACGTGCTGCGGGTCGAGGAGGTGCCGCGCCCGGAGCCGGGTCCGGCCCAGCTGCTCGTCGAGGTCCGCGCGGCCGGCATCCAGCCGGGCGAGGCGCACATCCGGTCCGGCGCGCTGCACGCGCGGTGGCCGGCGACGTTCCCCTCCGGGCAGGGCAGCGACCTGGCCGGGGTGGTGGTCGCGCTGGGGCCGGAGGCGCGCGGGTTCGCCGTCGGCGACGAGGTGCTCGGGTTCACCCATCGGCGGGCCAGCCACGCGCAGTACGTCGCGGTCGACGACGTGCACGTGGTGCACCGTCCGGACGGGCTGTCCTGGGATGTCGCCGGCTCGTTGTACGTGGCCGGCAGCACCGCGTACGCCACCGTGTTCGCGACCGATCCGGCGCCGTCGGACACGGTCGTGGTGTCCGGCGCGGCCGGCGGGGTCGGCTCGCTGGCGGTGCAGCTGGCACGGCGTCGCGGGGCGACGGTGATCGGGCTTGCCAGTACGCCCAACCACGCCTGGCTGGCCAGGCACGGCGTGGTGCCGGTCGCCTACGGGGACGGGGTCGCCGACCGGATCCGGGATGCGGCCGGGGGCCGCGTCGACGCGTTCATCGACACGATCGGCGACGGTTACGTCGACCTGGCGGTGTCCCTGGGAGTGCGGCCGGAGCGCATCGACACGATCCGCGACTGGGCGGCCGCGGCGCGGGTCGGCGCCCGTACCTACGGGGAGGGTTCGGCGGCCTCCGCGGTGGTGCTCGGCGAGCTGGCCCGGCTGGCCGCCCGCGGCGAACTGGAGGTGCCGATCGCGCACAGCTTCCCGCTGGCGGCGGTCCGCGAGGCGTTCGCCGAGCTGGCGCAGGGCCACACCCACGGCAAGATCGTCCTGCATCCCTGA
- a CDS encoding putative quinol monooxygenase, with product MTADSRFSVYGKMTAKTGQRDELVARLADLLRLDTPGLEWCSINTALDDPDTIWVTEIWTDKVTHDAQTRSEAVVAATARVMELVAAPPEGAYGHLAHLHDGRAG from the coding sequence ATGACGGCGGACAGTAGATTCAGCGTGTACGGGAAGATGACCGCGAAGACCGGCCAGCGCGACGAGCTCGTCGCGCGACTGGCGGACCTGCTGCGGCTCGACACCCCCGGCCTGGAGTGGTGCAGCATCAACACCGCGCTCGACGACCCCGACACCATCTGGGTCACCGAGATCTGGACCGACAAGGTGACCCACGATGCCCAGACCCGGTCCGAGGCCGTCGTCGCGGCCACCGCCCGGGTGATGGAACTGGTGGCCGCGCCGCCCGAGGGCGCCTACGGCCACCTCGCGCACCTGCACGACGGGCGCGCCGGGTAG
- a CDS encoding TetR/AcrR family transcriptional regulator, producing the protein MSKGEALRDRTAAAIVDSAAVSLAERGRIVSMNEVARAAGVSRATLYRYFPNREALLHAMATTGVEELAARVADADLQGLPVDQAIARLVRGFIAVGSKYVALSAAGEARTDDHPDVDALLTEPVRDLFRRGIADGALRPGLSPELLTELLSGLVKAALGMVAGGQLGAEEAAAGVVAVFLDGARAGGRLPDRPGRSSRAR; encoded by the coding sequence ATGAGCAAGGGTGAAGCCCTGCGGGACCGCACCGCAGCCGCGATCGTCGACAGCGCCGCGGTGAGCCTGGCCGAGCGGGGCCGGATCGTGAGCATGAACGAGGTCGCGCGCGCCGCCGGGGTCAGCCGCGCCACGCTCTACCGGTACTTCCCGAACCGCGAGGCGCTGCTGCACGCGATGGCCACCACCGGCGTCGAGGAACTCGCCGCGCGGGTGGCGGACGCGGATCTGCAGGGACTTCCCGTCGATCAGGCCATCGCCCGGCTGGTACGCGGGTTCATCGCCGTCGGCAGCAAGTACGTCGCGCTGTCCGCCGCCGGCGAGGCACGAACCGACGACCATCCCGACGTCGACGCCCTGCTGACCGAACCGGTACGGGACCTGTTCCGGCGCGGAATCGCCGACGGCGCACTGCGCCCGGGCCTCTCCCCCGAGCTGCTGACCGAACTGCTCAGCGGCCTGGTCAAGGCCGCGCTCGGGATGGTCGCCGGCGGCCAGCTCGGCGCCGAGGAGGCCGCCGCGGGCGTGGTCGCGGTGTTCCTCGACGGGGCCCGCGCCGGTGGGCGGCTACCGGACCGGCCCGGCCGATCATCGCGGGCGCGGTAG
- a CDS encoding DMT family transporter has product MSPAIGLVLAAAVLHAIWNLAAKRYHGDGNVFVWCYMLGGAVLCLPIGLVVAIRDPAGWSWRLLAGPLVSALIHIAYALVLQAGYRRAALTVVYPVARGVGPLLTMVVAVAVLGERPGLPALAGGALVLAGITVVTTLTRAPGGGPLANGLGYGAATGATIAAYTLWDDHAVTDWHTAPIVYFAFAVTLQAALLTPAALRRRDAIRPAITRHWREIAIVAVLSPAAYILVLVAMQRLPVTVVAPTRESSIVVGSLLAWWLFAEAQPLRRVAGAIVVLTGITLLALA; this is encoded by the coding sequence ATGTCGCCGGCGATCGGGCTCGTGCTCGCTGCCGCGGTGCTGCACGCGATCTGGAACCTGGCGGCCAAGCGGTACCACGGCGATGGCAACGTGTTCGTCTGGTGCTACATGCTCGGCGGGGCGGTGCTGTGCCTGCCGATCGGTCTGGTGGTCGCGATCCGCGACCCGGCCGGCTGGTCGTGGCGGCTGCTGGCCGGGCCGCTGGTCTCCGCGCTGATCCACATCGCCTACGCGCTGGTGTTGCAGGCCGGCTACCGGCGCGCCGCGCTGACCGTGGTCTACCCGGTCGCCCGCGGCGTCGGGCCGCTGCTGACGATGGTCGTCGCGGTCGCGGTGCTGGGGGAGCGGCCCGGACTGCCGGCGCTGGCCGGCGGCGCCCTGGTCCTGGCCGGGATCACCGTGGTCACCACGCTCACACGCGCGCCCGGTGGCGGCCCGCTCGCCAACGGCCTCGGGTACGGCGCCGCCACCGGCGCGACGATCGCCGCGTACACCCTGTGGGACGACCACGCTGTCACCGACTGGCACACCGCCCCGATCGTGTACTTCGCGTTCGCGGTGACGCTGCAGGCCGCGCTGCTGACCCCGGCCGCGCTGCGGCGCCGGGACGCGATCCGGCCGGCGATCACCCGGCACTGGCGCGAGATCGCGATCGTCGCGGTGCTGTCGCCGGCCGCCTACATTCTGGTACTGGTCGCGATGCAGCGACTGCCGGTGACCGTCGTCGCACCGACCCGCGAGTCGTCCATCGTGGTCGGTTCGCTGCTGGCCTGGTGGCTGTTCGCCGAGGCGCAGCCGCTGCGCCGGGTCGCCGGCGCGATCGTCGTGCTCACCGGCATCACCCTGCTCGCGCTCGCCTGA
- a CDS encoding MurR/RpiR family transcriptional regulator, whose amino-acid sequence MSSSFPFDLAGLRAALQARLPGLRPSDAAVIRLALDEPTFLVSATTAEAAERAGVSPATVVRAARAVGYDGFSEFKLALARASGGVSIFMPPRQLSDAATTAELQEAILSSHAASIAAIRGTLDTADLDRAVTLLDRAGRILVAGSGTSASVALDAAFRFTSIGLLAQASADHLSAMVVARLLTADDVLVAVSYSGVTPQTMDIVEAAASAGASVVAITSFTSSPLARAAHVTLIAGGENLGRQLAASSSRLAHLAVVDLLHAAVARADMDRTRRAERLGIELPDGTA is encoded by the coding sequence GTGAGTTCCTCGTTCCCGTTCGACCTGGCCGGACTGCGCGCCGCACTGCAGGCCCGGCTGCCCGGGCTGCGGCCAAGCGACGCCGCGGTGATCCGGCTCGCGCTCGACGAGCCGACGTTCCTGGTGTCGGCCACCACCGCCGAGGCCGCCGAGCGCGCCGGCGTCTCACCGGCCACCGTGGTGCGCGCCGCCCGCGCGGTCGGCTACGACGGCTTCAGCGAGTTCAAGCTCGCGCTCGCCCGCGCCTCCGGCGGCGTCAGCATCTTCATGCCACCGCGGCAGCTGTCCGACGCGGCCACCACCGCCGAGCTGCAGGAGGCGATCCTGTCCAGCCATGCGGCGAGCATCGCCGCCATCCGCGGCACCCTCGACACGGCCGACCTGGACCGCGCGGTGACCCTGCTCGACCGCGCCGGCCGCATCCTCGTCGCCGGCTCCGGTACCTCCGCGTCGGTCGCCCTCGACGCCGCGTTCCGGTTCACCTCGATCGGGCTGCTCGCGCAGGCCTCCGCCGACCACCTGTCGGCGATGGTGGTGGCCCGGCTGCTGACCGCCGACGACGTGCTGGTCGCGGTCAGCTACTCGGGCGTGACGCCGCAGACGATGGACATCGTCGAGGCGGCCGCGTCCGCCGGCGCCAGCGTCGTCGCGATCACCAGCTTCACCTCCTCGCCGCTGGCCCGCGCCGCGCACGTCACGCTGATCGCCGGCGGCGAGAACCTGGGCCGGCAACTCGCCGCCTCCAGCAGCCGGCTGGCCCACCTCGCCGTCGTCGATCTGCTGCACGCCGCCGTCGCCCGCGCCGACATGGACCGGACCCGCCGGGCCGAGCGCCTCGGCATCGAACTGCCCGACGGTACGGCGTGA
- a CDS encoding phospholipase D-like domain-containing protein: MTYRIRATTLALALLAATLVLARPAAAGQAPVSTTIGSSPVDIVFNDPVDHGGQDTAQLQKMIALIDGAPAGSSIHIALYSISANIVYDAIADAVDRGVHVYAVHNGEDQKSTDDSPAALANLLGADHHWCDHGSASLAYGGGCLSTSSTGLMHAKYMLFSQTADASGTQHQWVTWFGSPNMTYASGANEFNDSFTVYGDQQLYDGFYQQLWQPMWAERSYPNDDFYVASAPRGYFGSAASHVQVYASPEQTTDLVVNRLNYVDADDSCRVRVMEASITNGRMAVVNKLVSLHQQGCHTWVDVGSIASQPLSALKAAGIPVHTSPVHDKTILVYGRYAGSTGDRTLVFTGSHNLTYSALHYNDEILVKVEDSQAMYDAFFAHFNDAYNTGSSL, encoded by the coding sequence ATGACGTACCGGATCCGCGCCACCACGCTGGCGCTGGCGCTGCTGGCCGCCACACTGGTGCTGGCCCGGCCGGCCGCCGCCGGCCAGGCGCCGGTCTCCACCACGATCGGCTCCTCGCCGGTCGACATCGTGTTCAACGATCCGGTCGATCACGGCGGCCAGGACACCGCCCAGCTGCAGAAGATGATCGCGCTGATCGACGGCGCACCGGCCGGCTCCAGCATCCACATCGCGCTCTACAGCATCAGCGCGAACATCGTGTACGACGCGATCGCCGACGCGGTCGACCGCGGGGTGCACGTGTACGCGGTGCACAACGGGGAGGACCAGAAGTCCACCGACGACTCCCCCGCCGCGCTGGCGAACCTGCTCGGCGCCGACCACCACTGGTGCGACCACGGCAGCGCGTCCCTCGCGTACGGCGGGGGCTGCCTGTCGACCAGTTCCACCGGGCTGATGCACGCCAAGTACATGCTGTTCTCGCAGACGGCGGACGCGTCGGGCACCCAGCACCAGTGGGTCACCTGGTTCGGCTCGCCGAACATGACCTACGCGTCCGGCGCGAACGAGTTCAACGACTCCTTCACCGTCTACGGCGACCAGCAGCTCTACGACGGCTTCTACCAGCAGCTGTGGCAACCGATGTGGGCCGAACGGTCCTACCCGAACGACGACTTCTACGTCGCGTCCGCGCCGCGCGGCTACTTCGGCTCGGCCGCCTCGCACGTGCAGGTGTACGCGTCGCCCGAGCAGACCACCGACCTGGTCGTCAACCGGCTCAACTACGTCGACGCCGACGACAGCTGCCGGGTGCGGGTGATGGAGGCGTCGATCACCAACGGCCGGATGGCGGTGGTGAACAAGCTCGTCTCGCTGCACCAGCAGGGCTGCCACACCTGGGTCGACGTCGGCTCGATCGCCAGCCAGCCGCTGTCGGCGCTCAAGGCCGCCGGCATCCCGGTGCACACCTCACCGGTGCACGACAAGACGATCCTCGTCTACGGCCGGTACGCGGGCTCCACCGGCGACCGGACGCTGGTGTTCACCGGCTCGCACAACCTGACCTACTCGGCGCTGCACTACAACGACGAGATCCTGGTCAAGGTGGAGGACAGCCAGGCGATGTACGACGCGTTCTTCGCCCACTTCAACGACGCCTACAACACCGGCAGCAGCCTCTGA
- a CDS encoding metal-dependent hydrolase family protein, with the protein MATTLITGANVWDGIAETANPRQVLVVDDRIDRIDETIDPPPGAEVLDLPGRTVTPGFIDCHTHVTLAPNIQELAFLSSPAKTLRALPVLKALLDNGFTTIRDLGCGDVDHPTVDLRNAVAAGLVPGPRMLVAPHILSARGGHGDFSGLLADQYQSAGRGMEFATADGPDEIRTLVRQEIRAGADWIKFAATGGFSSPSDDPNHTTYSQQEMDVLVATATDLDVPVTPHCFGDEAARRAVRAGVRSIDHGNLISADGLAMIEDAGVFLVPTQYVVLSDLRNLDNDEHWQGRPPYKRAKFVKYRAQLEAAAEHLAGSDVKVAFGTDAGMFPHRDNWREFGAMVSTGISPLRALRAATSVAAEMLRLDEVGVLAAGKLADLVAMPGDPFTDIQVTGRVDFVMRSGVVHKRPTAA; encoded by the coding sequence ATGGCGACGACGCTGATCACCGGGGCGAACGTGTGGGACGGGATCGCCGAGACGGCGAACCCGCGGCAGGTGCTGGTCGTCGACGACCGGATCGACCGGATCGACGAGACGATCGACCCGCCCCCCGGCGCCGAGGTGCTGGACCTGCCCGGGCGCACCGTCACGCCCGGCTTCATCGACTGCCACACGCACGTCACGCTGGCGCCGAACATCCAGGAGCTGGCCTTCCTGTCCAGCCCGGCCAAGACGCTGCGTGCGCTGCCGGTGCTGAAGGCGTTGCTGGACAACGGGTTCACCACCATCCGCGACCTCGGCTGCGGCGACGTCGACCATCCGACGGTGGACCTGCGCAACGCCGTCGCGGCCGGCCTCGTCCCCGGGCCGCGGATGCTGGTGGCGCCGCACATCCTGTCCGCCCGCGGTGGCCACGGCGACTTCAGCGGCCTGCTCGCCGACCAGTACCAGTCCGCCGGGCGCGGGATGGAGTTCGCGACCGCCGACGGCCCGGACGAGATCCGCACCCTGGTGCGGCAGGAGATCCGGGCCGGCGCCGACTGGATCAAGTTCGCCGCCACCGGCGGGTTCAGCTCCCCGTCCGACGACCCGAACCACACCACCTACAGCCAGCAGGAGATGGACGTCCTCGTCGCCACCGCGACCGACCTGGACGTGCCGGTCACCCCGCACTGTTTCGGTGACGAGGCCGCCCGCCGGGCGGTCCGGGCCGGGGTGCGCAGCATCGACCACGGCAACCTGATCTCCGCCGACGGGCTGGCGATGATCGAGGACGCCGGCGTCTTCCTGGTACCCACCCAGTACGTGGTGCTGTCGGATCTGCGCAACCTCGACAACGACGAGCACTGGCAGGGCCGGCCGCCGTACAAGCGGGCCAAGTTCGTGAAGTACCGCGCGCAGTTGGAGGCCGCCGCCGAGCACCTGGCGGGCAGCGACGTCAAGGTCGCCTTCGGTACCGACGCCGGGATGTTCCCGCACCGGGACAACTGGCGGGAGTTCGGCGCGATGGTCTCGACCGGGATCAGCCCGCTGCGCGCGCTGCGCGCCGCCACCAGCGTCGCCGCCGAGATGCTGCGGCTCGACGAGGTCGGTGTGCTCGCCGCCGGCAAGCTCGCCGATCTGGTCGCGATGCCCGGCGACCCGTTCACCGACATCCAGGTCACCGGCCGGGTCGACTTCGTCATGCGCTCCGGCGTCGTGCACAAGCGCCCCACCGCCGCCTGA
- a CDS encoding PQQ-binding-like beta-propeller repeat protein, with the protein MTRGHAVLVAVVVVALLGGAVGAWRLLADHYGERVTGPYGSYPGTAGTRAELGSFAGPVRLVDGLAVIGAGNRVRSAGGTRTLDNGIAAIDLHTGSLYWSYRRPGHGVAADTVTRTSTYVLWDDGLLVRLDSRTARPRWHRRLDPQRAPRLAPAAGGTLLVAAEQALVAVARADGAVRWQAHPGAGCAFVTRWEAPAARVVAAGTESHGAGSCHERVTGYRLNSGRVAWRHSGAGLADWVLPVDDTTLVDLDATVWSADSGRRLRTLRHWRDGSAGGGLLFGSDQHGVYATDPSTDRQLWRRPVPAGEEITGPPVYVDGDDVCVMLRSATGHHTARLRLACYAPRTGAAVAGADVPVVVPTYLSGDERTDFRWSLTATVTAAGAGTLAVTETDAYLTGLGTAPPTVVLPQP; encoded by the coding sequence ATGACACGCGGACATGCGGTGCTCGTGGCCGTGGTCGTGGTGGCGTTGCTGGGCGGTGCGGTGGGCGCCTGGAGGCTTCTCGCCGACCACTACGGCGAGCGGGTGACCGGGCCGTACGGCAGCTATCCCGGTACCGCCGGTACCAGGGCGGAGCTGGGCAGCTTCGCCGGGCCGGTGCGGCTGGTCGACGGGCTGGCGGTGATCGGTGCGGGTAACCGGGTTCGGTCCGCCGGTGGCACCCGCACCCTCGACAACGGCATCGCCGCGATCGATCTGCACACCGGCTCGCTCTACTGGAGCTACCGGCGTCCGGGGCACGGCGTCGCGGCGGACACGGTGACGAGGACCAGTACGTACGTGCTGTGGGACGACGGGCTGCTGGTACGGCTCGACAGCAGGACCGCGCGGCCCCGATGGCACCGGCGGCTGGATCCGCAGCGGGCGCCCCGGCTGGCACCGGCGGCCGGCGGCACGCTGCTGGTGGCGGCGGAGCAGGCGCTGGTCGCGGTGGCGCGGGCGGACGGCGCGGTGCGGTGGCAGGCGCACCCCGGCGCCGGGTGCGCGTTCGTGACCAGGTGGGAGGCCCCGGCGGCCCGCGTCGTCGCCGCGGGCACCGAGTCGCACGGCGCCGGCTCCTGCCACGAGCGGGTCACCGGATACCGGCTGAACTCCGGCCGTGTCGCCTGGCGGCACAGCGGCGCAGGACTGGCCGACTGGGTGCTCCCGGTCGACGACACCACCCTGGTCGACCTGGACGCCACGGTGTGGTCCGCCGACTCCGGCCGGCGACTGCGCACCCTGCGGCACTGGCGCGACGGCAGCGCTGGCGGCGGGTTGCTGTTCGGCAGCGACCAGCACGGCGTCTACGCCACGGATCCGAGCACGGACCGGCAGCTGTGGCGGCGTCCGGTGCCGGCCGGCGAGGAGATCACCGGGCCGCCGGTGTACGTGGACGGCGACGACGTCTGTGTCATGCTGCGGTCGGCCACCGGGCACCACACCGCGCGGCTGCGGCTGGCCTGCTACGCCCCGCGTACCGGGGCGGCGGTGGCCGGCGCGGACGTACCGGTGGTGGTCCCGACGTACCTGTCGGGCGACGAGCGCACCGACTTCCGCTGGTCGTTGACCGCGACCGTGACCGCCGCGGGCGCCGGGACCCTCGCCGTCACCGAGACCGACGCCTACCTGACCGGCCTCGGCACCGCGCCACCCACCGTCGTACTGCCCCAGCCCTGA